A genomic segment from Cyanobium sp. NIES-981 encodes:
- the ftsY gene encoding signal recognition particle-docking protein FtsY, with the protein MVFDWFRRKLAAPDAPEPDRSPQPDAPPEREAVSEPDAAPERDVVSERDSAPECVSVSEPDSAPEPDPPAAVPAAAEQDQDALAWAREAYARLKAQQEAARAAAPPDQPIEPEPPAAAPPAPESEAAPQPAPSSVAGPSLLEQAAAQRAERQQAITAAATPATPAPAAPLEAPAQASEPQLGAFDDTFTWSAEVLAAQGRRVEEVSLEEIDWLGRLRQGLEKTRQGFVTQLLETLGDDPLSPEQLDDLETTLLRADVGVTATDQVLEALRDRLNREVVDPAEGIRFLKEQLRAILDQPIQASATPLLAPERDRLNVWLLVGVNGVGKTTTLGKLANLAVRSGYSCLIAAADTFRAAAVQQVQVWGERSGVPVIANPSANADPAAVVYDALGAAKAQGTELVLVDTAGRLQTKHNLMEELAKVRRIVDKLAPDAAVESLLVLDSSQGQNGLRQAMAFAAAAGLTGVVLTKLDGSARGGVALAVASEAGLPIRFIGAGEGIRDLRPFNSFEFVEALLAG; encoded by the coding sequence ATGGTGTTCGACTGGTTCAGGCGCAAGCTCGCCGCTCCGGATGCCCCGGAGCCCGACCGTTCCCCGCAGCCCGACGCTCCCCCGGAGCGTGAGGCTGTCTCCGAGCCCGACGCTGCCCCGGAGCGCGACGTTGTCTCGGAGCGCGATTCTGCCCCGGAGTGCGTCAGTGTCTCGGAGCCCGACAGTGCCCCGGAGCCGGACCCGCCTGCCGCAGTTCCTGCCGCCGCGGAGCAGGATCAGGACGCCCTCGCCTGGGCCCGCGAGGCCTACGCGCGGCTGAAGGCCCAGCAGGAGGCCGCCAGGGCTGCGGCACCACCGGACCAGCCGATCGAGCCGGAGCCGCCCGCCGCCGCGCCGCCCGCCCCTGAATCCGAGGCCGCACCCCAGCCTGCCCCCAGCTCTGTGGCAGGCCCCTCTCTGCTGGAGCAGGCCGCTGCCCAGCGGGCCGAGCGCCAGCAGGCGATCACGGCCGCGGCCACCCCAGCAACGCCGGCCCCCGCCGCGCCCCTGGAAGCCCCGGCGCAGGCGTCCGAACCCCAGCTGGGCGCCTTCGATGACACCTTCACCTGGTCGGCCGAGGTGCTCGCCGCCCAGGGGAGACGGGTGGAGGAGGTGTCGCTGGAGGAGATCGACTGGCTGGGCCGCCTGCGCCAGGGCCTCGAGAAGACCCGCCAGGGCTTCGTCACCCAGCTGCTCGAGACACTCGGCGACGATCCGCTCAGCCCGGAACAGCTCGACGACCTCGAAACCACCCTGCTGCGGGCCGATGTGGGCGTCACCGCCACCGACCAGGTGCTCGAGGCCCTGCGCGATCGCCTCAACCGCGAGGTGGTGGACCCCGCCGAGGGGATCCGCTTCCTCAAGGAACAGCTGCGGGCCATCCTGGACCAGCCGATCCAGGCCAGTGCCACGCCCCTGCTGGCCCCCGAGCGCGATCGCCTCAACGTGTGGCTGCTGGTGGGGGTGAATGGGGTGGGCAAGACCACCACCCTCGGCAAGCTGGCCAACCTGGCGGTGCGCAGCGGCTACAGCTGCCTGATCGCCGCCGCCGACACCTTCCGGGCGGCGGCGGTGCAGCAGGTGCAGGTGTGGGGTGAGCGCAGCGGCGTGCCCGTGATCGCCAATCCCTCGGCCAACGCCGATCCGGCCGCGGTGGTGTACGACGCGCTGGGGGCGGCCAAGGCCCAGGGCACCGAGCTGGTGCTGGTGGACACGGCCGGCCGCCTCCAGACCAAGCACAACCTGATGGAGGAGCTGGCCAAGGTGCGCCGCATCGTCGACAAGCTGGCTCCCGACGCCGCCGTGGAGTCGCTGCTGGTGCTCGATTCCAGCCAGGGTCAGAACGGCCTGCGCCAGGCCATGGCCTTCGCCGCCGCCGCCGGCCTCACGGGTGTGGTGCTCACCAAGCTCGATGGCAGTGCCCGCGGTGGCGTGGCCCTGGCGGTGGCCTCCGAGGCCGGCCTGCCGATCCGCTTCATCGGTGCCGGGGAGGGCATCCGCGACCTGCGCCCCTTCAACAGCTTCGAATTCGTGGAGGCCCTGCTGGCCGGCTGA
- the nusB gene encoding transcription antitermination factor NusB yields the protein MQSRTLSRELALLMLGQISDRGDAAVSRGELALDQLLNRALASLSQHVREALDRSAEDLQTAQQHLLDSELQEQGASQLPRVRQHLQEGLASAEQALNRLSAGLELPRLLLLADQEEVRRGALERAASVLRQREEIDRRLDAVMEGWRLTRLPRIDRDILRLAAVDLADFDTPAPVACNEAVDLANRYSDERGRRMINGVLRRYTDAVMSS from the coding sequence ATGCAGAGCCGCACCCTTTCCCGCGAACTGGCCCTGCTGATGCTGGGCCAGATCAGTGACCGAGGCGACGCTGCTGTCTCCAGGGGCGAACTGGCCCTAGACCAGCTCCTGAACCGGGCCCTGGCCAGCCTCAGCCAGCACGTGCGTGAAGCCCTCGACCGCTCGGCCGAGGACCTGCAGACAGCGCAGCAGCATCTGCTGGACAGCGAACTGCAGGAGCAGGGAGCGTCGCAGCTGCCGCGGGTGCGCCAGCACCTGCAGGAGGGTCTGGCCTCGGCCGAACAGGCCCTCAACCGACTCTCGGCCGGTCTCGAGCTGCCTCGTCTGCTGCTCCTCGCCGATCAGGAGGAGGTGCGCCGTGGTGCCCTGGAGCGGGCGGCCTCGGTGTTGCGCCAGCGGGAGGAGATCGATCGCCGCCTCGATGCGGTGATGGAGGGCTGGCGGCTCACCCGTCTGCCCCGCATCGACCGGGACATCCTGCGGCTGGCTGCCGTTGATCTCGCCGATTTCGATACCCCAGCGCCCGTGGCCTGCAATGAGGCCGTCGATCTGGCCAACCGCTACAGCGACGAGCGGGGCCGCCGCATGATCAATGGCGTCCTGCGGCGCTACACCGACGCGGTGATGTCCTCCTGA
- a CDS encoding DUF502 domain-containing protein, whose product MVQSSPRPDLPLGNRLQQDLKNDLIAGLLVVIPLATTIWLATTVSRFVLAFLTSIPKQFNPFNTLNPVLQELINLGVGLLVPLLAILLIGLMARNIVGRWLLEFGEGTLLRIPLAGSVYKTLKQLLETFLQGNSSRFRRVVLVEYPREGLFALGFVTGVLGTALQAGFSEPMLSVFIPTAPNPTTGWYAVVPERSVRDLNLSVEDAFRTIISAGIVNPDERETPNRSFSSLLAQLRAPQMS is encoded by the coding sequence TTGGTTCAATCCAGTCCCAGACCAGATCTGCCCCTGGGCAACCGCCTCCAGCAGGATCTCAAGAACGACCTGATCGCCGGGCTGCTGGTGGTGATCCCGCTGGCCACCACCATCTGGCTCGCCACCACGGTGAGCCGGTTCGTGCTGGCCTTCCTCACCTCCATCCCCAAGCAGTTCAATCCGTTCAACACCCTCAACCCGGTGTTGCAGGAGCTGATCAACCTGGGCGTGGGGCTGCTGGTGCCCCTGCTCGCCATCCTGTTGATCGGCCTGATGGCCCGCAACATCGTCGGCCGCTGGCTGCTGGAGTTCGGCGAGGGCACCCTGCTGCGCATCCCGCTGGCGGGGTCGGTGTACAAGACCCTCAAGCAGCTGCTGGAGACCTTCCTCCAGGGCAACTCCTCCCGCTTCCGCCGGGTGGTGCTGGTGGAATACCCCCGCGAGGGCCTCTTCGCCCTGGGTTTCGTCACCGGTGTGCTGGGCACCGCCCTGCAGGCCGGCTTCTCCGAGCCCATGCTCAGCGTCTTCATCCCCACCGCGCCCAATCCCACCACCGGCTGGTACGCCGTGGTGCCCGAGCGCTCGGTTCGCGACCTCAACCTCTCGGTGGAGGACGCCTTCCGCACGATCATTTCCGCCGGCATCGTCAACCCCGACGAGCGCGAGACCCCCAACCGCAGCTTTTCCAGCCTGCTGGCCCAGCTGCGCGCCCCCCAGATGTCCTGA
- a CDS encoding HpsJ family protein produces MSSATSGRLAFLSRWIGLTLVVLMALQVMALVAAWNWSLEPFRQVFVDRLVADAPLALVGLLLMLIASRLEAPAGRTPLRWVTGALAAVLAITMVVAVPLSIDAEAALAAQMQQSEASIAQQTSQLQMQNQQLQDPAFVDQLIAEAEKEGRIPAGATAELKRQKAQEFIDAQLKPQLAQAQQQLDQARLGRDLSIQQRRFGGTGRAAVLAIAFALLALAALV; encoded by the coding sequence GTGAGTTCAGCCACCTCCGGCCGTCTGGCCTTTCTCTCCCGCTGGATCGGCCTCACCCTGGTGGTGCTGATGGCCCTGCAGGTCATGGCCCTGGTGGCCGCCTGGAACTGGTCGCTGGAGCCATTCCGCCAGGTGTTCGTGGATCGGCTGGTGGCGGATGCGCCGCTGGCGCTCGTGGGTCTGCTGCTGATGCTGATCGCCAGCCGCCTGGAGGCCCCGGCGGGCCGGACCCCGCTGCGCTGGGTCACCGGCGCTCTCGCTGCCGTGCTGGCCATCACCATGGTCGTGGCGGTGCCCCTCTCCATCGACGCCGAGGCTGCCCTCGCTGCCCAGATGCAGCAGTCCGAGGCCTCCATCGCCCAGCAGACCTCCCAGTTGCAGATGCAGAACCAGCAGCTGCAGGATCCCGCCTTCGTGGACCAGCTGATCGCCGAAGCCGAGAAGGAGGGGCGGATTCCCGCCGGTGCCACGGCGGAGCTCAAGCGGCAGAAGGCGCAGGAATTCATTGATGCCCAGCTCAAGCCCCAGCTCGCCCAGGCGCAGCAACAGCTCGATCAGGCGCGCCTGGGTCGGGATCTCTCCATCCAGCAGCGCCGGTTCGGCGGCACTGGCCGCGCGGCCGTGCTCGCCATCGCCTTTGCCCTGCTGGCCCTGGCCGCCCTTGTCTGA
- the queG gene encoding tRNA epoxyqueuosine(34) reductase QueG has product MTEAAPVTAELDDAPGLAASLKQRARALGFDPVGVAAVPGSARLRLRSAALERWLAHSYQADMAWMADPRRRQVEALLPGVRSLLAVGLNYFVAVERRNGAPKVARYGWGRDYHRVIDGRLRQLGRWLESQVPGCRWRACVDSAPLMDKAWAEEAGLGWIGKHGNLIHRQRGSWLLLGHLLTTVPLPADPPAQPLCGSCSLCLAACPTEAIREPFVVDSRRCIAFHTIESREPALPASISRHLQGWVAGCDICQDVCPWNRGPLESSTDPAMAPRSWMLDLPPLEALHWDDATWDLRLRASALRRIKPWMWRRNLRALHRHAGGTGSKPTP; this is encoded by the coding sequence ATGACCGAAGCCGCCCCCGTGACGGCCGAGCTGGACGACGCCCCCGGGCTCGCAGCCAGCCTGAAACAGAGGGCCCGGGCCCTGGGGTTTGATCCGGTGGGAGTGGCGGCCGTGCCGGGCAGTGCGCGACTGCGGCTGCGCAGCGCGGCGCTGGAGCGCTGGCTGGCCCACAGCTACCAGGCGGACATGGCCTGGATGGCCGACCCGCGCCGGCGGCAGGTGGAGGCGCTGCTGCCCGGGGTGCGCAGCCTGCTGGCGGTGGGCCTCAACTACTTCGTGGCGGTGGAACGGCGGAACGGTGCCCCGAAAGTGGCGCGGTACGGCTGGGGACGGGACTACCACCGGGTGATCGATGGGCGGCTGCGCCAGCTGGGGCGCTGGCTGGAAAGCCAGGTGCCGGGCTGCCGCTGGCGGGCCTGCGTGGACAGCGCCCCCCTGATGGACAAGGCCTGGGCCGAGGAGGCGGGGCTGGGATGGATCGGCAAGCACGGCAACCTGATCCACCGGCAGCGGGGGTCGTGGCTGCTGCTGGGCCACCTGCTCACCACCGTTCCGCTGCCGGCGGATCCACCGGCGCAACCCCTCTGCGGCAGCTGCAGCCTCTGCCTGGCCGCCTGCCCCACCGAGGCGATCCGGGAACCCTTCGTGGTGGACAGCCGCCGCTGCATCGCCTTCCACACGATCGAGAGCCGGGAACCCGCCTTGCCCGCATCGATCAGCCGTCACCTGCAGGGCTGGGTGGCGGGCTGCGACATCTGCCAGGACGTCTGTCCCTGGAACCGGGGTCCGCTGGAGAGTTCAACCGATCCGGCCATGGCCCCCAGGAGCTGGATGCTGGATCTGCCGCCGCTCGAAGCCCTCCACTGGGATGACGCCACCTGGGATCTGCGCCTGCGCGCTTCGGCGCTGCGGCGCATCAAGCCCTGGATGTGGCGCCGCAACCTCCGGGCCCTGCACCGTCACGCGGGCGGAACCGGATCGAAGCCCACTCCCTAG
- a CDS encoding tetratricopeptide repeat protein has product MASRWLRAFPLVALGLSLSQTLPANALVPYVYVPQSEELQGAGLGIAQAAARLLRLGQAEDAARLAALTVQLLPADPRGWMLLAEAQLRSSQLKAAAGSLAKAKELDPGNAGIWFAEGSLALRDGRAEQAIDLLQQGLRLDRRNASAYFDLGNAHILLSQPSLALKAFERASELRRDFWEAINNQALVLYEQGKTSEAIVRWRRVLKIKPDAAEPNLALAASLFNRGGEARAEALERASRALDAEPNYVLASYQKEQLWGPKLRTTTQELLELAELKPYVDRALANASPEGDTEL; this is encoded by the coding sequence ATGGCTTCGCGCTGGCTGCGCGCCTTTCCACTCGTCGCCCTGGGACTGAGCCTCAGCCAGACGTTACCGGCCAACGCCCTTGTGCCCTACGTCTACGTCCCCCAGAGCGAGGAGCTCCAGGGGGCGGGCTTGGGGATTGCCCAGGCCGCCGCCCGGCTGCTGCGGCTCGGCCAGGCGGAGGATGCCGCCCGGCTGGCGGCCCTGACGGTGCAGCTCCTGCCGGCAGACCCGCGGGGCTGGATGCTGCTGGCCGAAGCCCAGCTGCGCAGCAGCCAGCTCAAGGCCGCGGCCGGCTCCCTGGCCAAGGCCAAGGAACTGGATCCGGGCAATGCCGGCATCTGGTTCGCGGAGGGGTCGCTGGCCCTGCGCGACGGTCGCGCCGAACAGGCGATCGACCTGCTGCAGCAGGGCCTCCGGCTCGACCGCCGCAACGCCAGCGCCTATTTCGATCTGGGTAACGCCCACATCCTGCTGAGCCAGCCCTCCCTGGCCCTGAAGGCCTTCGAGCGGGCCAGCGAGCTGCGGCGTGACTTCTGGGAGGCGATCAACAACCAGGCCCTGGTGCTCTACGAGCAGGGCAAGACGAGTGAGGCGATCGTCCGCTGGCGACGGGTGCTCAAGATCAAACCCGATGCCGCGGAACCCAACCTGGCGCTGGCGGCCAGCCTGTTCAACCGCGGCGGGGAAGCCCGGGCCGAGGCCCTCGAGCGGGCCAGCCGGGCCCTGGATGCCGAACCCAACTACGTGCTGGCCAGCTACCAGAAGGAACAGCTGTGGGGACCGAAACTGCGCACCACCACCCAGGAGCTGCTGGAGCTGGCCGAGCTGAAGCCCTACGTGGACCGCGCCCTGGCCAACGCCAGTCCGGAGGGAGACACCGAGCTGTAA
- a CDS encoding DNA topoisomerase (ATP-hydrolyzing) subunit A produces MAEERGNERNGGDPGGEGRIQPIALHQEMQRSYLEYAMSVIVGRALPDARDGLKPVQRRILFAMHELGLTPDRPYRKCARVVGDVLGKYHPHGDQAVYDALVRLVQTFASRHPLLDGHGNFGSVDDDPPAAMRYTETRLAPISHEALLDEIGNDTVDFAPNFDGSQQEPTVLPAQLPFLLLNGCTGIAVGMATNIPPHNLGEVVDALIALIRKPDLSDEKLFALVPGPDFPTGGEVLLSSGVRDTYRLGRGSIPMRGVAHIEEVQPGKGRHRRSAVVITELPYQLSKAGWIEKLAEQVNDGKIGGIADIRDESDREGMRVVVELRRDANADTVLGELQRRTALQSNFGAILLALVKGQPVQLSLRRLLQEFLDYRELTLIRRTRHALRRCEDRLEVVEGLIKALDALQEVIAMITAAADAASARASLQVHLDLSERQADAVLAMPLRRLTGLEQESLRQESEELRTERTRLRHLLDDRASLLEAMVAEFRALKKRYGTPRRTRLVEGGDDLVAQRAAASRPNAELQRQQALDALASDSRLLIQADRAVKIVTPQVLGRLHLEEAAPLGEHAAPAQLLLTVASQPQVLAFTGDGRAAVLRWEFAGQQPGALERFLPDSLEGATVMQVLPLREGGDPGMSIGLLSSDGRFKRLPLDDLRDLSGRATTVLKLKEGVTLQRVVPCRDGEELVVASSTGRMLRLEVNEEQVPLMGRTAQGPVLMRLLPDEQIVGAACVPASGSVLVASRQGLVKKLAVQSLRRCQRGDLGQIGIRFSQRGDALVALSSGQHPLVAVLVGDNRSARLSSESLAPEDANGSGLCLDLRSGESVRDLVPLLS; encoded by the coding sequence ATGGCCGAGGAGCGCGGCAACGAACGCAACGGCGGCGATCCGGGCGGCGAGGGCCGGATCCAGCCGATCGCCCTGCATCAGGAGATGCAGCGCTCCTACCTCGAGTACGCGATGAGCGTGATCGTGGGACGGGCCCTTCCCGACGCCCGCGATGGCCTCAAACCGGTGCAGCGCCGCATCCTGTTTGCGATGCACGAGCTGGGCCTCACGCCGGACCGTCCCTACCGCAAGTGTGCCCGCGTCGTGGGGGATGTGCTCGGCAAGTACCACCCCCACGGTGATCAGGCCGTGTACGACGCGCTGGTGCGGCTGGTGCAGACCTTCGCCAGCCGCCATCCGCTGCTGGACGGCCACGGCAACTTCGGCTCGGTGGACGACGATCCACCGGCCGCCATGCGTTACACCGAGACGCGTCTGGCCCCGATCTCCCATGAGGCCCTGCTCGACGAGATCGGCAACGACACCGTCGACTTCGCCCCCAACTTCGACGGCTCCCAGCAGGAGCCCACCGTGCTGCCCGCCCAGTTGCCGTTCCTGCTGCTGAACGGCTGCACCGGCATTGCGGTGGGCATGGCCACCAACATCCCTCCCCACAACCTGGGCGAAGTGGTGGACGCCCTGATCGCCCTGATCCGCAAGCCTGACCTCAGCGACGAGAAGCTGTTCGCCCTGGTGCCCGGTCCCGACTTCCCCACCGGCGGCGAGGTGTTGCTGAGCAGCGGGGTGCGGGACACCTACCGGCTGGGCCGCGGCAGCATCCCGATGCGGGGGGTGGCCCACATCGAGGAGGTGCAGCCCGGCAAGGGCCGCCACCGGCGCAGCGCCGTGGTGATCACCGAGCTGCCCTATCAGCTCAGCAAGGCGGGCTGGATCGAGAAACTGGCCGAGCAGGTGAACGACGGCAAGATCGGCGGCATCGCCGACATCCGCGACGAATCCGACCGCGAGGGCATGCGGGTGGTGGTGGAGCTGCGGCGGGACGCCAACGCCGACACGGTGCTGGGCGAGCTGCAGCGCCGCACCGCCCTGCAGAGCAATTTCGGCGCCATCCTGCTGGCCCTGGTGAAGGGTCAGCCGGTGCAGCTGAGCCTGCGGCGCCTGCTGCAGGAGTTCCTCGACTACCGGGAACTCACCCTGATCCGGCGCACCCGCCACGCCCTGCGGCGCTGCGAGGACCGCCTGGAGGTGGTGGAGGGGCTGATCAAGGCCCTCGATGCCCTGCAGGAGGTGATCGCGATGATCACGGCGGCGGCCGATGCCGCCAGTGCCAGGGCGAGCCTTCAGGTGCACCTCGACCTGAGCGAGCGCCAGGCCGATGCGGTGCTGGCCATGCCCCTGCGCCGCCTCACCGGGCTGGAGCAGGAGAGTCTGCGGCAGGAATCCGAGGAGCTGCGCACGGAACGCACCCGGCTGCGCCACCTGCTGGACGACCGTGCCAGCCTGCTGGAGGCGATGGTGGCCGAGTTCCGGGCCCTCAAGAAGCGCTACGGCACCCCGCGCCGCACAAGGCTGGTGGAGGGAGGCGACGACCTGGTGGCCCAGCGGGCCGCCGCCTCCCGTCCCAACGCGGAACTGCAGCGCCAGCAGGCCCTGGACGCCCTGGCCAGCGACAGTCGCCTGCTGATCCAGGCCGACCGGGCCGTGAAGATCGTGACGCCCCAGGTGCTGGGCCGGCTCCATCTGGAGGAGGCCGCACCGCTGGGCGAGCATGCGGCCCCCGCCCAGCTGCTGCTCACCGTGGCCAGCCAGCCCCAGGTGCTGGCGTTCACCGGCGACGGCCGCGCGGCCGTGCTGCGCTGGGAGTTCGCCGGCCAGCAGCCCGGCGCCCTGGAACGGTTCCTGCCCGACAGCCTCGAGGGAGCCACGGTGATGCAGGTGCTGCCGCTGCGGGAGGGCGGCGACCCAGGCATGAGCATCGGACTCCTCAGCAGCGACGGCCGCTTCAAGCGCCTGCCCCTGGACGACCTGCGCGACCTCTCGGGCAGGGCCACCACCGTGCTCAAGCTCAAGGAAGGGGTGACCCTGCAGCGGGTGGTGCCCTGCCGCGACGGCGAGGAGCTGGTGGTGGCGAGCAGCACGGGCCGGATGCTGCGGCTGGAGGTGAATGAAGAGCAGGTTCCGCTGATGGGACGCACGGCCCAGGGTCCGGTGCTGATGCGCCTGTTGCCCGATGAACAGATCGTGGGGGCAGCCTGTGTGCCCGCCTCAGGGTCCGTGCTGGTGGCCAGTCGTCAGGGGTTGGTCAAGAAGCTGGCGGTGCAGAGCCTGCGGCGCTGCCAGCGGGGGGATCTGGGCCAGATCGGCATCCGGTTCAGCCAGCGGGGGGATGCCCTGGTGGCCCTCAGCAGTGGCCAGCATCCCCTGGTGGCGGTGCTGGTCGGTGATAACCGCAGTGCCCGCCTGAGCAGCGAGAGCCTGGCCCCGGAAGATGCCAATGGCAGCGGCCTCTGCCTCGACCTGCGATCGGGCGAAAGCGTGCGGGATCTGGTGCCGCTGCTGAGCTGA
- the purF gene encoding amidophosphoribosyltransferase, protein MLVVHPEPAHAPSSTPSTSLERPDKPEEACGVYAVLAPGQQVANLTYFGLYALQHRGQESAGIAVFDSEQHVRLHKDMGLVSQVFDQEVLERMPGDLAIGHNRYSTTGSSKVCNAQPVVLNTRLGPFALAHNGNLVNAAQLRQDLGAIASELTSTTDSELIAFALQRAVDAGGDWEAAIREAAGLCRGAFSLVIGTPGALFALRDGHGIRPLVFGHLGEPGQAQWVVSSETCGLDIIGATYEDDVQPGEIIRFVQGEPSPLRSRWCDEPAKLCVFEMIYFARPDSRFFGESLYSYRVRIGEVLARETPVEADIVIGVPDSGIPAAIGFSQVSGIHYADGLIKNRYVGRTFIQPTQAMREAGIRVKLNPLPDVLAGQRVVVIDDSIVRGTTSRKLVAALREAGAREVHMRISSPAVTHPCFYGIDTDSQDHLIAARLTLEEITAHLGVDSLAYLSKEGMVEAAQANSSHFCTACFDGQYPIDMDEDVRSSKLMLEPAGIAASVR, encoded by the coding sequence GTGCTGGTAGTGCATCCGGAGCCCGCCCACGCGCCCTCGTCCACTCCTTCAACGTCGCTGGAGCGGCCCGACAAGCCCGAGGAGGCCTGCGGGGTCTACGCGGTGCTGGCGCCCGGCCAGCAGGTGGCCAACCTCACCTATTTCGGCCTCTACGCCCTGCAGCACCGGGGCCAGGAGTCGGCCGGCATCGCCGTGTTCGATTCCGAGCAGCACGTGCGGCTCCACAAGGACATGGGCCTGGTGAGCCAGGTGTTCGACCAGGAGGTGCTGGAGCGGATGCCGGGCGACCTGGCCATCGGCCACAACCGCTACTCCACCACCGGCAGCAGCAAGGTGTGCAATGCCCAGCCCGTGGTGCTCAACACCCGGCTCGGTCCCTTCGCCCTGGCCCACAACGGCAACCTGGTGAATGCGGCCCAGCTGCGGCAAGACCTTGGCGCCATCGCCAGCGAGCTCACCTCCACCACCGATTCGGAGCTGATCGCCTTCGCGCTGCAGCGCGCCGTCGATGCCGGCGGCGACTGGGAGGCCGCCATCCGGGAGGCCGCCGGGCTGTGCCGGGGAGCCTTCAGCCTGGTGATCGGCACCCCGGGTGCCCTGTTCGCCCTGCGGGATGGCCACGGCATCCGCCCCCTGGTGTTCGGCCACCTGGGGGAACCGGGCCAGGCCCAGTGGGTGGTGAGCAGCGAGACCTGTGGCCTCGACATCATCGGTGCCACCTACGAAGACGACGTGCAGCCCGGGGAGATCATCCGCTTCGTGCAGGGAGAACCCTCGCCCCTGCGCAGCCGCTGGTGCGACGAACCGGCCAAGTTGTGCGTGTTCGAGATGATCTACTTCGCCCGCCCCGACAGCCGCTTCTTCGGCGAGTCGCTCTACAGCTACCGGGTGCGGATCGGTGAGGTGCTGGCCCGCGAAACTCCGGTGGAGGCCGACATCGTGATCGGCGTGCCCGACTCCGGCATCCCGGCCGCCATCGGTTTCTCCCAGGTGAGCGGCATCCACTACGCCGACGGCCTGATCAAGAACCGCTACGTGGGCCGCACCTTCATCCAGCCCACCCAGGCGATGCGGGAGGCGGGCATCCGCGTGAAGCTCAACCCCCTGCCGGATGTGCTGGCCGGCCAGCGGGTGGTGGTGATCGACGACTCGATCGTGCGCGGCACCACCAGCCGCAAGCTCGTGGCGGCCCTGCGGGAGGCGGGGGCCCGGGAGGTGCACATGCGGATCAGTTCCCCCGCCGTCACCCATCCCTGCTTCTACGGCATCGATACCGACAGCCAGGACCATCTGATCGCCGCCCGGCTCACCCTGGAGGAGATCACGGCCCACCTCGGTGTGGATTCCCTCGCCTACCTCAGCAAGGAGGGCATGGTGGAGGCCGCCCAGGCCAATTCCTCCCACTTCTGCACAGCCTGCTTCGATGGCCAGTACCCCATCGACATGGATGAGGACGTGCGCTCCAGCAAGCTGATGCTCGAGCCCGCCGGCATTGCCGCGAGCGTGCGCTGA